The Tachyglossus aculeatus isolate mTacAcu1 chromosome 22, mTacAcu1.pri, whole genome shotgun sequence genome window below encodes:
- the CDCA5 gene encoding sororin, protein MAAPCRPIVLRKIGARDARVPDPVTPRRSPRIASPPWKENAPPPRKRTSPPGKENAPQPQRKTTENAPTPGKKTSPPGKENRLAAGKTPDPLVGSAVPPGKENGSGKEASPVAGEKASRPGKKTTPADARFGRDDGPPAARALGSPGPGPEKPDRRDWEMSRKVRRSYSRLSAAGPTSPPPGRRSFGFEGPRGLSPVGAEAKAAAPWEPDAHLPGIALVKEKRRRRKVPEILKSELDEWAAAMNAQFEAAEQFDLLVE, encoded by the exons gTCCCAGACCCCGTCACCCCCCGGAGGAGTCCTAGG aTCGCTTCCCCGCCCTGGAAGGAGAACGCCCCCCCTCCCCGGAAGAGGACTTCCCCACCCGGAAAGGAGAacgccccccagccccagaggaAGACCACGGAGaacgcccccacccccgggaagAAGACGTCCCCCCCGGGGAAGGAGAACCGCCTCGCCGCCGGCAAGACCCCCGATCCCCTCGTCGGGAGCGCCGTCCCACCGGGGAAGGAGAACGGGTCCGGGAAGGAGGCGTCCCCCGTCGCCGGAGAGAAGGCCTCCCGACCCGGGAAGAAGACCACCCCCGCGGACGCTCGCTTCGGCCGGGATGACGGTCCCCCCGCGGCCCGGGCCTTAGgctccccgggccccgggccggaGAAGCCGGACCGCCGCGACTGGGAGATGTCCCGCAAGGTGCGGCGCTCGTACAGCCGGCTGTCGGCCGCgggccccacctcccccccgccgGGCCGCCGCTCCTTCGGCTTCGAGGGTCCGCGGGGGCTCTCGCCGGTCGGGGCCGAGGCCAAGGCCGCCGCCCCCTGGGAGCCCGACGCCCACCTTCCGGGAATCGCCCTGGTCAAGGAGAAACGCCGGAGACGGAAGGTGCCCGAGATCCTG AAGTCGGAGCTGGACGAGTGGGCCGCCGCCATGAACGCCCAGTTTGAAGCCGCGGAGCAGTTCGACCTCCTGGTGGAATGA
- the SAC3D1 gene encoding SAC3 domain-containing protein 1 translates to MAGPVPALATCPDMCPASERARRERERRLHPLEVLQEAGEPEEEGGGRRARAPRADPQRAVKEYSRPSAGRARPPPCQLRPPAVLLRTVRHLLDLLDGEAGVPRPEAAGFVADRLRAVRLDLALQGLGAGDGAAVAVLEASLATLLCLAARGPPGGDPRLLQAQLHESFGSLRRCYGDPPAAPHPRQPVFQALFLLYNLGSPEARRQVLQLPPSMRTHPAVQRALAVDAAFCEGNSARLFRLLRALPFLPSCAVQRHVGPARRGALARLARALGTPRGQAYPLARLTRLLALDGPQEGRELCRLHGLPVGGGGGGDAAVAVFARGGFAANRPLPPAPCALLVGSKLRGRTLSQVVMAEEPEEEAAPAPV, encoded by the exons ATGGCAGGCCCCGTCCCGGCCTTGGCCACGTGCCCGGACATGTGCCCGGCCTCGGAGCGCGCCCGGCGGGAGCGCGAGCGTCGCCTGCACCCCCTCGAGGTCCTGCAGGAGGCcggggagccggaggaggagggcggggggcggcgtGCGAGGGCCCCCCGCGCCGACCCGCAGCGAGCGGTGAAGGAGTACAGCCGGCCCAGcgcgggccgggcccggcccccgccctgcCAGCTGCGCCCGCCGGCCGTGCTGCTCCGCACCGTGCGCCACCTGCTCGACCTGCTGGACGGGGAGGCCGGGGTCCCCCGGCCCGAGGCGGCCGGCTTCGTGGCGGACCGGCTGCGGGCCGTGCGGCTGGACCTGGCCCTGCAGGGCCTGGGCGCCGGGGACGGGGCGGCCGTGGCCGTGCTGGAGGCCTCGCTGGCCACCCTGCTCTGCCTGGCCGCCCGGGGCCCGCCCGGCGGGGACCCCCGGCTCCTCCAGGCCCAGCTGCACGAGAGCTTCGGCTCCCTGCGCCGCTGCTACGGGGACCCGCCGGCCGCCCCGCACCCCCGGCAGCCCGTCTTccaggccctcttcctcctctacaaCCTGG GCTCGCCGGAGGCTCGCCGGCAGGTGCTGCAGCTCCCGCCGTCCATGCGGACCCACCCGGCCGTCCAGCGGGCCCTGGCCGTCGACGCCGCCTTCTGCGAGGGCAACTCGGCCCGCCTGTTCCGCCTGCTGCGGGCCCTGCCCTTCCTGCCCAGCTGCGCCGTCCAGCGCCACGTGGGCCCTGCCCGGCGCGGGGCCCTGGCCCGCCTCGCCCGCGCCCTGGGCACCCCCCGGGGCCAGGCCTACCCCCTCGCCCGCCTCacccgcctcctggccctggacggGCCGCAGGAGGGGCGGGAGCTGTGCCGCCTTCACGGCCTGCccgtgggcggcggcggcggcggggacgcCGCGGTGGCCGTGTTCGCGCGGGGCGGCTTCGCCGCCAACCGGCCGCTTCCCCCGGCCCCCTGCGCCCTCCTGGTGGGGAGCAAGCTGAGGGGGCGGACCCTGAGCCAGGTGGTCATGGCCGAAGAGCCCGAAGAAGAAGCCGCCCCCGCTCCCGTGTGA